The segment tttagttaattttggTTCAGATTTGGTACTACTTTTTCGAATCGAATTCGGTTCTTCGGATTCGGTTTTTTTGCCCAGCCATAATCTTTCCCATATACTACAAGTGGTCGCCATAAATCCAAATACACCCTTTTGATTTGATAACTCGATTTAATCAAGTATTTTCTTTGTTAGTAAAGTGCCATCCATCTTTGTCCGTCCAGAGCAGATGAAGAATCAATCTatcaatctatactattaaagcagatgaATGTTTATAAATCTGTCCCTGAAATTtttaagtaattacaaaaattgcaTGTATTTGTTTCCAGCATTATTTGAaaccaatcaaaagtcattattttgcaattacattaaagagtatttaatataattcagttcttaccctttttgaaaattttgtttcctaaatgtttgtattatatctttctaaaaaatctttatcattattaattatttgaaagcatttattaaatgaaacttcaaaataaaatcaagttaaaataacaaatgattaaatcaacaaaatcataatacatgtctgaattatctcaactccttaaaatctatactattaaagcagataAATGTTTATTAGTCTGCCCCTAAAAATTTTTAAGTAATTACTAAAATTGCATGTACCTTTTTCCAGCATaatttgcaaccaatcaaaagtcattatttgcaattacattaaattaaagaatatttaatataattcagttcttatcttttttgaaaattttgtttcctaaatgtttgtattatatctttccaaaaaatatttcacattattaattattttgaaaacatttattaaatgaaacttcaaaataaaatcaagttgaaataacaaatgattaaatcaacaaaatcataatacaggtctgaattatctcaactccttaagtatagattcatttaaaataaaaactaaatcacataaactaaaattatagaaaatgttttgaaaccacaaatgaatttttcaatacaagagtgttgaagatataaaatattttatttagatttaaaaataagtgtaaaataagtttaacttcggttaaaaaaataaaatcatattacgggttagaattattctgagttttctaaaatttagtcatattgaaaataacaaaaataaatcatataagtaaatgtaagataaattttataaaatttaaaatatataatttttcaaaaatcataatttttgttacataaaatatttttctaacaaAAAATGTACCCACCCTTTtaaaggcgggtcaaaatctagtaataatCTTAAGATTTATTGATTTCTCCTCTGCTTCACATCTTGCACATTGAATATCACCTTAGATACCTCTTGTACAAAGGTTATTTTACCGAATACATCTTGAAATTATGTgccaaataaaattttaatctttgGTGAGCAACGAAATTTCCAAGAGAAAGCTTTTGAAATATCAACATCTTGTCCATATACTACAAGTGGTCGCCATATATCTAGATACATTCTTTCGACTTGATACCCCGATTAACCAAGTATTTACCTTTGTTACTTAAGTGtcactagatcatgacccgctcgaccgagcgggagtaaatttttttttatctttgtttttactaaatgttatacatgatctcaatgtgtattaatataaaattttgattaaatagcaacgtgtactaatgtgtttaaataagtaatgtgtttaattactaaatttgatttttaatttttatgataacgtaaagtaaatttttctatattattttaaatatatagtgctatatattttgtatttccaacatttatcatataaagcttacattgggatattatttatatgaaaatacgtataacataatatatttatatattatataaacatatgcacacccgcacggattttatttttaaaatgtattctatattatttagttttatgtagtaccgagtttgtatattcaattttgtgtttaaagaacaatatcaaaactgtctttcgtatgtaaaaataacatttgcaatcgcgagttgtgtctttttattgtaacacaaaatttatataaaacttatgtttttttgtacattacgaaatttaattttttaaataattattacgtaatttcaaaatgaatttgatctctgaggtctaatatattttgtgtgtaatggttcaaagcatttttgatatatattatatttcagtttggtttgtttttagtattactgtataaatataatactatacaatattactatattctatacaatatatgaagctatgtgttatttgttttagaaagtagattagtcccaacatagttataagaatagtcatatctttatgtatgtgtctatgacttatctacctaatgttattcgtactaataaaattaatatggccaatgaaaatatactgatcaatttaaaatgaattgtatagggtaattgtagaacgattaatattttggtattcttagtatatatcttatttaaatcgacatgtaataaatataaaaatcatatatggaatatgaacaaaaagaagaattgtatttaaggaaatacatcaatacAAAGTTAGagtatggtacgtattatatataaagaatgagacatttaatttaaatatatgaggtccatctttaaaaatccacctagaagaagttgtaatgttcctgttttaataagatagattcatCCTTGTATGTCGTTTGAATCTGGCTTAAAGGAATACTTTCAATGAGAAATTGGATAAGAAAGAAACTTAGATTGAtataaaagagaaaacatcCAACACTGGAAATATCCCCTCTAAATTACAACAACCTCTTACTGTTTGGTTAGTTAGACACACAACGACAATACAATGCCTTTTGTTTCTTCTATACCAAACTATTAAATTCAAAATGCAAATGAGTTTTAAATAAAGATAGATGCAACaactattaaaaaaagaacTCTCCTAACCATAAACACCAAGGCTATGTCTAGGATGTCTTTGTCGGACCATTGTTTTTCAGAAATCAGATCTGGGCCCCTTGCATTGCCTGGGCTTCGGTCTGAGGCTGAGGCTGGGGCTGTGCTTGTTCTCCTTCCTCAACTTCTTGTCCATGTTCCTCTCCTTGGATTTCAGCTTCAGTCTGCGCTGCTGCCTCCTCTGGCGGCACGTCTTCCATGGCTTCTGGCTCCACTTCTTCCACGGCGTGTGGCTGCACTTGTCCCACGCCATGTGGCTCCACAGTCAATATTGGTATTAGTCCTTCCACCTCCTGTCTAGCTTGCGACATTGCTATAACGTCGTTGCTCACATTACCAGCATTCAACATATCCAAGATTTCTTTTGCCTTCTCGCACTGAAACATTCAGATACCAAAACCAAACATAAGAATCAAGAAttcaatccaaaaaaaaaatcaaataaaggACAAGACTGTTCATCATAATCAACTAAACTTACAGCAAAGTCCAGCTTTCTCTTGAGTTCTCCATAGGCAGATTCAAATGTCTCGGTAGCTTCCCTGATGGACATTGGTGTGGCACTCTAGATTCATAAAAGAACAAGAAGTCAGGTATAAAGTTCTTCACCAAATTCAAGACAGACgataatgttttaaataaaatacaactCTTATACCAATTGAAACACGTTTCTAATGAGAAGAAGGTGCGAAATGACACCAACCAGATAAAGACAAACCAAAAAGCAAGGGGACAGGAATATAATGAGACAACATCTGGAAACTAGTTAGGTTTTAGATTCTTAATTGAAAACAGACAACCCGACAATGATTTAACTAACAAATGATTGCAATAAAGTAATAACATTTACACAGATATTGCGAATCTAGCGATCTACACAGATGACGAGGATTGTATAATATATGGGACAAGAAATTACCCTAGGTGGACGTCCAGGTCCACGCCTCATCCTTGACGCAACCGCTACAGTTTCTCCACCAGCTGGAGCAGCGATGGCGACTCCACCGCTAGATTCACCTATGCATAGCCTCTTCCTCTGTCTCCCAGCAGCTCTAAGACTCGGTGGCCTACCCCTGCCTTGCATGCTTGCATTCCTACTTGGAGTTGGAGCGATGGGAACAGCTCCGTCCGCCCTTGGATGACCACCAGGACGTCCGTTTGCTGACTCCATAACCACCTGGGTCGGATTGGGTACATGCAACTCGGGTTGCTCACGGCTTGACTGTCCGCGGGACAGGACAGCGATGGGTCCAGCAGTGATGGGTTGTTGCTCTTGTGGAGCTTCAGGATTAGCCATTGGAGGGCGTCCACGGCCTCGCATCTGACGCTGAGAACCCGAAGCAGAAGCCGAGCCAGAAGCAGAGGCAACCAGAAGAGCAAGCGGAGAGGTATTCATCAGAGGAACCTCAGATCTGGGGGCCACCGGATCTGCCGCAACAGCCACGttttgaggaggaggaggagtaggGGGTGGAggagtaggaggaggaggaggaggagcagcagcagcagcgatCTTGTATGATTTGTTAACCATGGTGAGAACGCCATTATTCTTCAACGTCTTGAGATGGAAAGTCATCAAAACCTCGTGAGAAGGAGGCAAAACAGCGTTCGATCTCTTGATATGCCTCGAGATCCTCCGCTTGGTCGAACCATCCGGTTGGTTCAAGTCCCTAATTGCGTCACAGATCATCTACACACATAGAAAAAGGTCAGCACctaaaaaaacaaacagaatTGAGTTTAAAGTATAAGAGTTTATATCCAAACTTACATCGTCGTAAGGAGGGTAGGTTATGGAAGGCTGCACCTGCGCAGGAACAAGAGCTAACTGAGAAGAAGGAGGGATTTGCTGCTGGGGCTGGGGCTGGAACTGGGGACGAGTCTGGAAAGGAGGACGAGGCTGGAACTGGAACTGGGGCCTGGGCTGGAACTGAGGCTGGGGATGGAAATAGACATTGATAGACTGGTTAATAGGTGGTACATGGAAAACGGGTTGGTTGGGAGGAGAGCCACGACCGCGGACAATGGAAGTGTTAGAAGGATGGTTAGGGTCCatctgaaaacaaaacaaaaacggctctgaaaatgagatttttttttttttttcttttccactggaaaattaaattgaaaaaaaagatCATATTGATAGTGATAACAATCCAATAAACTAAACAAACATATAACTCAAAAGCTATAGGTTAAGCAAAAACCTAGAGGCTGAATCCAACAAAGGGatgtttagttttatttctttttgattgttttttgatttgtaaatgtgaaatatgaatataaataattaggAGATTATATAGATAAGATTGGGTTGAAATGATAGGCTGGGATAGATTAATTAGGAAAGGATTTGAATCATTTGACTAAGGAACTATCTTTAACTTACCATTTGAATAGTACTTCAAGGATGTATTTTGACTAAGATTGATGACTTTCTTTTGTTAATGTTTTAAATCTTTAGACTTTTTTCGTCccaaattaaaatcttttagcaataaagtaaattaaaaaagacCACCATGATTTTATATTACACATGTATCATTTTTTGtgtaaataattaattactaaattttaacCCGTTCTTAAAAAGGGCTGATATATTTTGTTGggaaattattttagttaataaaaattatgaattttgataaattatatattttaactttttatgaaatttatcttaatttacttgtatgacttatttttgttattttcaatatgattaaattttaaaagattctaaataattctaacccataatatgattttatttaaactgaagttaaaattattttacactgattttttaaatttaaataaaatattttatatcttcaacactcttgtactgaaaaattcatttgtgcctttcaaaacattttctataattttattaaatttagtttatgtgatttagtttttattttaaatgaaactattttttaaagagttgagataattcagacccgtattatgattttgttaatttaatcatttgttatttcaacttgattttattttgaggtttcatttaataaatgctttcaaataattaataatgtgaaagattttttggaaagatatggtgtaaatatttagaaaacaaaattttcaaaaaagctaagaacattatattaaatattctttaatgtaatttgcaaaataataactttagattggttgcaaataatgctgaaaaaatacatgcaatttttataattacttaaaAATTTCAGAGGTAAATTCATAAACAAtcatctgctttaatagtatagatacatAACATATACTTTTGGAAAATAACAAGAATATCtaagttacaaaataaataaataaggacATCTATTGCTTTCTCCTACGTAAAGGAATTGCAAAAATTGTTGCATTAAGTAACCTATGGTTGGCGTACTATTATGGCAACgaaaattctttttaatttaggATTATGAATATTATGGGGATAACTCTAAATACTAGTGTCTGGAATGAACTATGGATCTCGGACACCGAGACACGACCTCCAAGAAAATTCGATCGAGTGACTTATACACCCGAAACTCTTTGTTCACTCCTTTACTAAACGTGACTAGGAATCAAGACACTGCTCTTTTACAAAAATTCTTCCACCCTGAGAACATGCCCTTTATCTCGAGTTGATACATAGTACCAAGTGGTCAATGGATGATTATGCTTAGgccttgattggtagagcattagcattagcattatgctACACATTATCCAATTAACATTTGTTtgaaaaacatttagaaaagcatttactaaatgctaatgctctctAAATGCTTTCTAgcaaatgctctcatatgaagcttttggaagaacatttgcatttacaatttataaatttaagaaataaatataattagttcatttatttgatttaatattatcataaaattatttttatatccagaaaataaaaatttgatttctaaaataaatttacaatataaatatttttttaaatagtatttcacattaaaatataatttaattatattctatctcttttatatattaatatataaaataaaagatatatataatgataatttatttattcttttaatatattcaaattattttatatccaaaaataaatttatgttttatttattttatttaataatattgaaaattattttatatccaaaaataaatttatttattttttaaaaaatacattctaaaataataatatttcacatttaaaatttaatttatgttattaattaagatttatatatataatttaatatatataatttcaaaataattatattataaactaacttttataaaaacttaaaattgtatagtgctactgctctaccaatcatcttattaaaagttttaataagagcatacagcttctgcagcatactgcttgtacagcatactgctactgcttcttcatcagctGTACCAATCAAGGCCTTAGAATCATACAAATCTGGTGTCTACTCAGTTAAATCCGAATATGATTTAAACTAAGGAATACTACTGCTCAGATCGGCCAACCAAGTATCACTGGTTTACAGAGTCATGTGTGAAAAAAGGTTTGAGCCCTAAGAAAGATGAACACTTCATATGGCAAGAACTAATTCTCTaacctcttctctagcctccttctctagcctcttctctagcctctttaggagcctctttacgagctttcttcgaggtctctgattgtcttcctcctcctcctccacctccaccacaaccatctctttggctcttttcgatggagtcacaaacttaggttttgtaccagtgacttcccagcaatccatggtccacttccacggtctccgatcatacatgactttaatgatgttctccgcgggcacgtcctcaacctcagagtcccattttggccacatttcactaatgtccttctcaacaaagttgatcacgcgggtctgcagtaaatagaagaagaatcgagttagatatttgaaacaaaatactaaatagacgacttaattataagtcatctactaagtcgtccagctgaaCGACCTTCCATACGACTTATTatagtcgtctactaagtcgtccagctggacgaccttccagacgacttattataagtcgtccagctggaagaccttccagacgacttataataagtcgtctactaagtcgtccagctggaagactttccagacaacttaattaagtgaagatggaaaggtacctgactcaagatagcagctttcatgaatctgcggcctctgctgccctcgtaagccagaatcggtggagacggactgtttgctctgggactaccaatactagcacccaatcccggaatagctgtgtacgcccagacctgaagaaacttgtataaacccatccacggtgtaacagccagtaatatctttgttccacaaagagtccatcagcaccttaaacgcgactatcccccatggataattctcaaaccgttctaaatccatcactagccttgccagagtagctcgtgtagcggtttgaaaactttctcccttcaatgaatccagtgaagatggaaaggtacgcgagtcgcttgcgatctttccctggaccaatccccgcatctcttcagtgctgctattatctgatcagtagttggccagcttccagatgaactcccatcatccctCAGAAAGAACCATCtctggggtaacttcacattctggtttCTCAAGGTCttcgatgtactcgcagtttagaccagtgatgttttcaaactctaacagtgaaaacctcgcaggttctggaccaacgagacaccacatctcgtacttcttcttaatgtccagctttaaaacagagcaagtagtgaaccagccttgaagcccaaccaaaatccctgctccttgaacttgatgaaaactcccaatctcgactccttgagctcttcaaattcagcatcagtgagagcttccctaagagcagtatgcaacttcttgttatccgtatgatacgaaatgcttttgtggggttctggctcttcccctaatgtgtataacctacgggggagttctggaatatccatcctttttgtctgcaaaataatcaaagacaacaatagaagtcagaacacaagctaaatcaatcacgccttaattgttactccagacgacttagtagacgactttaatataagtcgtctggaaagtcgtccaactagacgacttagttgacgacttatatttaagtcgtctggaaagtcttccaaatggacgacttatatttaagtcgtctactaagtcgtccagttggaagactttccagacgacttacttacaagtcttctagtagaaaaaatttcaagcggacctgattagtcgcagaaggagttggagtactcgtcattgtggttatagatctgaaaaataaacgtgaaacggtgagaatgagtaaattgaaagagacaacgtgttatgttcatcttttcctcgagtttgatgacttaccggcgttagggtttacagagaaacagcgctacggtttacagagaagaagcggcggcgctaggtttagaagaagcggcggtgctagctagtgtttagaggaagcggcggtgagaacgttggtgagcacggtggcgagggcgacggtttgttcggaaatagtggaagcgggggcgctggggtttagaggaatcggcggcgctagggttagaagaagctgcggcgacaacggtgagaatgaagtgagatagatagccgacgttgagaacgatggttgttcggaaatagtgggaattcgaatcgcctttgatatcgccggtgagagagaactgttagggtttctgaatttcgcggaaaatgaaaaaaaaaatcaccttatatattgggtaaataatacggttagctttaaaagtacattggtaaactttaaggtttggtccggtttagacgacttattctggctgataatgtacatcagacgacctaatatttagtcgtctgggcacagaagactaaatattaagtcgtcccatatcctaaaatgaacccctaaactaaaatgactaaattaacttactaaccacgttataaaatcaaattatacttcaattgtgtttactatacacagaaatgaacacgctttggtaattttaaaaattttcaaaaatggttttaatgctttccaaaaccTAACcataagaacacatacaatactacaacatatgttgatgaaacataaactaaagaatatcatgactcactactgtCACTCATCTgtgctgaaaacaattgaaatttgttatatattaatttatatctcttaagacatatgttaattacataattccaatttttcacttatcaaaatatttttacaaaatttttaaattatgtttaagaataactgtccagacgactttaagttaagtcgtctggacgacttattttcaagtcgtctaaacagacgacttacgaggggtagaaacgtaaaaaaaaatccgtttttttttttgttcacaaggagatagttgtaatttcaatagccttttaggttacttttgcctttgacccaagttgtggtattcttttgggtttgactccaagttttgagtcacaattggtaattctccctaaattaaaacttaaatatcaATTAATGTTTACAAATTTGtacaaaaataccttatttgaTCTACCGGTTAATATATTCTTACTATTAGACACAAAATGTCTCACATCAGTAGTTGAAAGAgatcataaataatatatacgaTAGATGGACTAAtccacttatcaccaattggttttaggTTAGAAATTCATATAGCTTAACACTTATTTGTCCACCAGTATGAGAGTTCGAATCTTccaaaaaataact is part of the Raphanus sativus cultivar WK10039 chromosome 5, ASM80110v3, whole genome shotgun sequence genome and harbors:
- the LOC108860007 gene encoding uncharacterized protein LOC108860007 encodes the protein MDPNHPSNTSIVRGRGSPPNQPVFHVPPINQSINVYFHPQPQFQPRPQFQFQPRPPFQTRPQFQPQPQQQIPPSSQLALVPAQVQPSITYPPYDDMICDAIRDLNQPDGSTKRRISRHIKRSNAVLPPSHEVLMTFHLKTLKNNGVLTMVNKSYKIAAAAAPPPPPPTPPPPTPPPPQNVAVAADPVAPRSEVPLMNTSPLALLVASASGSASASGSQRQMRGRGRPPMANPEAPQEQQPITAGPIAVLSRGQSSREQPELHVPNPTQVVMESANGRPGGHPRADGAVPIAPTPSRNASMQGRGRPPSLRAAGRQRKRLCIGESSGGVAIAAPAGGETVAVASRMRRGPGRPPRSATPMSIREATETFESAYGELKRKLDFACEKAKEILDMLNAGNVSNDVIAMSQARQEVEGLIPILTVEPHGVGQVQPHAVEEVEPEAMEDVPPEEAAAQTEAEIQGEEHGQEVEEGEQAQPQPQPQTEAQAMQGAQI